One segment of Gemmatimonadota bacterium DNA contains the following:
- a CDS encoding cupin domain-containing protein, translated as MAEVPYRVDKPWGYELVWARTDKYVGKILHVKAGHVLSLQYHNRKDETMHVLSGELILRTQPGDTLLARPFKAGESVHIPPTLIHQIEAVVDTDVLEASSPELDDLVRLQDRYGRS; from the coding sequence ATGGCCGAGGTGCCGTACCGCGTGGACAAGCCGTGGGGCTATGAACTGGTCTGGGCCCGCACCGACAAGTACGTGGGCAAGATCCTCCACGTGAAGGCCGGGCACGTCCTGAGCCTGCAGTACCACAACCGGAAGGACGAGACCATGCACGTCCTCTCCGGCGAACTGATCCTGCGCACCCAGCCGGGGGACACTCTCCTCGCGCGGCCCTTCAAGGCCGGCGAGTCGGTGCACATCCCGCCCACCCTGATCCACCAGATCGAAGCCGTGGTGGACACCGACGTGCTCGAAGCCTCCAGCCCAGAGCTGGACGACCTGGTCCGCCTCCAGGACCGCTACGGAAGGAGCTGA
- a CDS encoding NTP transferase domain-containing protein, whose product MQVIIPLAGKGTRLRPHTHLVPKPMLKVAGRPVMDWVMDKLAGLSVSEIIYITGHLKEQVEQYARAHYKYPSRFIEQRVQDGTAGAINLARPYVKEPVLIIFVDTVFEADLTLINRTTADGIIWAKEVEDYQRFGVVVTDGDGFMTKIVEKPSTPISKLANIGLYYIKDTAALWQGIDHVLQSPANKGEFYLTDAFQHMIDHGRKILTAEVGGWYDCGKLDTLLETNEILLRQGSARRREFPGVTIHDPVLIQDGVTIEHSTIGPNVTLEAGTRVVNSRLEHTIVGERGSILDSTLRHSMLGDRVAVRGFKGSTTLGDDSEVTGAS is encoded by the coding sequence ATGCAGGTGATCATCCCCCTGGCCGGCAAGGGGACCCGCCTCCGCCCGCACACCCACCTGGTGCCCAAGCCCATGCTCAAGGTGGCGGGGCGGCCGGTGATGGACTGGGTGATGGACAAGCTCGCGGGCCTGTCCGTCTCCGAGATCATCTATATCACGGGCCACCTCAAGGAGCAGGTGGAGCAGTACGCCCGCGCCCACTACAAGTACCCCAGCCGGTTCATCGAGCAGCGGGTCCAGGACGGCACCGCCGGGGCCATCAACCTGGCGCGGCCCTACGTGAAGGAGCCGGTGCTGATCATCTTCGTCGACACGGTCTTCGAGGCCGACCTCACGCTGATCAACCGCACCACCGCCGACGGGATCATCTGGGCCAAGGAGGTCGAGGACTACCAGCGCTTCGGCGTGGTGGTGACCGACGGGGACGGCTTCATGACGAAGATCGTCGAGAAGCCCTCCACCCCGATCTCCAAGCTGGCCAACATCGGGCTCTACTACATCAAGGACACCGCCGCGCTGTGGCAGGGGATCGACCACGTGCTGCAGAGCCCGGCCAACAAGGGCGAGTTCTACCTGACCGACGCCTTCCAGCACATGATCGACCACGGCCGGAAGATCCTCACCGCCGAGGTGGGCGGCTGGTACGACTGCGGCAAGCTCGACACGCTGCTCGAGACCAACGAGATCCTGCTCCGGCAGGGCTCGGCCCGGCGGCGGGAGTTCCCCGGCGTCACCATCCACGACCCGGTGCTCATCCAGGACGGCGTCACCATCGAGCACAGCACCATCGGCCCGAATGTGACCCTCGAGGCCGGCACCCGGGTGGTCAACAGCCGGCTGGAGCACACCATCGTCGGCGAGCGGGGCAGCATCCTCGACAGCACCCTGCGCCACTCCATGCTCGGCGACCGCGTCGCGGTGCGTGGCTTCAAGGGGAGCACCACGCTCGGTGATGATTCCGAGGTCACCGGCGCCAGCTGA
- a CDS encoding 4Fe-4S dicluster domain-containing protein: MLIPGLPDFSDRRALFRGTFGKWLEDVVEKAERRVSPERHLRPPGALPEMAFLAACTRCGECISACPPFALRKVPASSGFGAGTPYIDPELQACTVCETMPCVAACPTDALTLPPQGWAGYRLAALELVPERCVTFAGTPCRACADACPVGERALAIDADGHPVLKAEGCVGCGVCVRACITRPSSFLLHPLEG, from the coding sequence GTGCTGATCCCCGGCCTGCCGGACTTCTCCGACCGCCGCGCGCTCTTCCGCGGCACCTTCGGCAAGTGGCTGGAGGATGTCGTGGAGAAGGCGGAGCGGAGGGTGTCGCCGGAACGGCACCTGCGGCCGCCCGGGGCACTGCCGGAGATGGCGTTCCTGGCCGCCTGCACCCGCTGCGGCGAGTGCATCAGCGCCTGCCCGCCGTTCGCGCTGCGGAAGGTGCCGGCCTCCTCCGGGTTCGGGGCGGGGACGCCCTACATCGATCCCGAGCTGCAGGCCTGCACCGTCTGCGAGACCATGCCCTGCGTGGCGGCCTGCCCCACCGACGCCCTGACCCTGCCGCCGCAGGGGTGGGCTGGGTATCGTCTGGCGGCGCTGGAACTGGTCCCGGAGCGCTGCGTGACCTTTGCCGGGACGCCCTGCCGCGCCTGCGCCGACGCCTGCCCGGTCGGGGAGCGCGCCCTGGCCATCGATGCCGATGGGCACCCGGTGCTCAAGGCGGAGGGTTGCGTGGGGTGCGGGGTCTGCGTCCGCGCCTGCATCACCCGACCGTCCTCATTCCTGCTGCACCCCCTGGAGGGCTGA